One stretch of Bacteroidota bacterium DNA includes these proteins:
- a CDS encoding DUF58 domain-containing protein, whose product MTTAELLKKVRQVEIKTRGMVNQVFSGEYHSVFKGRGMEFSEVREYSYGDDIRKIDWNVTARNNKPFIKIFEEERELTVMLVVDVSRSGQFGTVSATKNEIATEICAVLAFSAIRNNDKVGLIMFSDTVEKFIAPNKGKSHILRIVRELLSFQPKGTGTNVSGALQYLNSVIKKRSISFVLSDFIDSNYDNALRIVSKRHDVIAVTMNDPRERELPKIGLIKIKDAESGQERWIDTNDNNIRQSFTQFWKQHDERMKKAFLSTKVDRITIETHKPYLRPLVDFFKMREARV is encoded by the coding sequence ATGACCACAGCAGAATTATTAAAAAAAGTACGTCAAGTTGAAATCAAAACCCGAGGAATGGTGAACCAGGTCTTCTCGGGAGAGTACCACTCTGTCTTTAAAGGACGAGGAATGGAATTCTCAGAAGTGCGTGAATATTCCTACGGTGATGATATCCGAAAGATTGATTGGAACGTTACTGCGCGAAACAATAAACCGTTCATCAAGATTTTTGAAGAAGAACGTGAATTGACGGTGATGCTCGTTGTTGATGTCAGTCGGTCGGGACAGTTCGGAACAGTCAGTGCAACAAAGAATGAAATTGCAACAGAGATCTGTGCCGTACTCGCATTTTCGGCAATCCGAAACAATGACAAGGTCGGATTGATTATGTTCTCGGATACCGTGGAAAAATTTATCGCGCCAAACAAAGGGAAGTCTCACATTCTCCGTATTGTTCGGGAACTTCTTTCGTTCCAACCCAAAGGGACAGGAACGAATGTCAGCGGTGCATTGCAATATTTGAATAGTGTCATCAAAAAACGTTCCATCAGTTTCGTCTTGTCTGATTTCATCGATAGCAATTATGATAATGCCCTTCGCATCGTCAGCAAACGCCATGATGTTATTGCGGTAACAATGAATGACCCTCGCGAGCGTGAACTTCCAAAAATCGGTCTGATTAAAATAAAAGATGCAGAATCTGGTCAGGAACGCTGGATCGATACGAATGACAATAATATCCGACAGTCATTCACTCAGTTTTGGAAGCAACATGATGAACGGATGAAGAAAGCATTTCTGTCTACAAAAGTTGACCGCATTACAATCGAAACACATAAGCCATACCTGCGCCCGCTGGTTGATTTCTTCAAAATGAGAGAAGCGCGAGTGTAA
- a CDS encoding VWA domain-containing protein translates to MTFANPEVLFLLLLVPSLVVWYYYRLHAKESDVRYSTLQPFAMVKYSAKERLRHLPFILRMIALSLVIFALARPQSSSKGQNVYSEGIDIVLALDISGSMLAEDFQPNRIEAAKNVAQDFIGGRTNDRIGLVIFSGESFTQCPLTVDYEVLKTLIKPLKSGMIEDGTAIGLGLANAVNRLRESKAKSKVIILLTDGVNNRGEIDPITAAQIAQSYGIRVYTVGVGTVGEAPYPVQTPFGIRYQMVPVEIDEKVLNQVAEMTEGKYFRATDNKKLRSIYQEIDQLEKTRVEVRSYRRYTELFYSFIFVTLFLLISDVGLSNTWLRKIP, encoded by the coding sequence ATAACATTCGCAAATCCTGAAGTACTATTTTTACTGCTCCTCGTTCCCAGTCTTGTCGTCTGGTATTATTACCGTCTTCATGCAAAGGAGAGCGATGTGCGGTATTCAACATTGCAACCTTTTGCAATGGTTAAATACAGCGCAAAGGAACGACTCCGTCATTTGCCGTTCATCCTTCGAATGATTGCGCTTTCTCTTGTTATTTTTGCACTCGCGCGTCCGCAATCTTCTTCAAAAGGACAAAATGTCTATTCCGAAGGAATTGACATTGTTCTTGCTCTGGATATATCAGGAAGTATGCTTGCAGAAGATTTTCAACCGAATCGAATCGAAGCAGCAAAAAATGTCGCGCAGGATTTTATCGGAGGAAGAACAAATGATCGAATTGGGTTGGTAATATTCTCCGGCGAAAGTTTTACTCAATGTCCTTTGACGGTTGATTATGAAGTGTTGAAGACATTGATTAAACCGTTGAAAAGCGGAATGATCGAGGATGGAACGGCGATCGGTTTAGGGCTTGCCAATGCGGTAAATCGATTGCGCGAAAGCAAGGCAAAAAGTAAAGTCATTATCCTTTTAACTGATGGTGTAAATAATCGCGGCGAAATTGATCCGATCACCGCAGCACAAATTGCTCAATCATATGGTATTCGGGTTTACACCGTTGGTGTCGGAACAGTCGGCGAAGCGCCCTATCCGGTGCAGACGCCGTTCGGCATTCGTTATCAAATGGTCCCTGTTGAGATTGATGAAAAAGTCTTAAACCAAGTTGCCGAAATGACAGAAGGAAAATACTTCCGCGCCACGGATAATAAAAAACTGCGTTCCATCTATCAGGAAATCGATCAGTTGGAAAAAACCCGTGTGGAAGTCCGTTCATATCGCCGATACACGGAATTGTTCTACTCATTCATTTTCGTTACACTGTTTCTGTTGATTAGTGATGTTGGTCTCTCAAATACGTGGTTAAGAAAAATTCCATAA
- a CDS encoding VWA domain-containing protein, which translates to MFRFAHPDYLYFLAAVPLFLLLFFYVRMQSGKARKQFSSSELFVRLSEQHSTRKGIVKATLILLAYVMLIISLSNPQVGTRMEEVKQEGVDMFIALDVSKSMLAEDIKPNRLEKAKYEINNLIDRLAGDKIGVIVFSGEAYTQFPLTVDYAAAGLLLEVVDVESVPNPGTAIGSAIIQAMKSFNFEEPSTKVLVIMTDGENNSGDAIEQAKAAAEKGVRIYTIGLGSSSGAPIPIYNGSGQQVDFKRDRSGNIVLTKLDEVSLQDIASIGKGNYYRATNSQDELDAIYKDINTLEKREFGAKQFTEFDDKFQYFLFMALMLMVVEVILSDKKTEWLAQYNPFRGLLRTEKVK; encoded by the coding sequence ATGTTTAGATTTGCACATCCAGACTATTTATATTTTTTAGCAGCGGTTCCGTTATTTCTGCTGTTGTTTTTCTATGTACGGATGCAAAGCGGTAAGGCGCGAAAACAATTTTCCTCCTCGGAATTATTCGTTCGTCTTTCTGAGCAACATAGTACCCGCAAAGGAATAGTAAAAGCGACTCTTATTCTTTTAGCATATGTCATGCTGATCATTTCACTTTCGAATCCGCAAGTGGGTACGAGAATGGAAGAGGTGAAACAAGAAGGGGTCGATATGTTTATTGCATTGGACGTTTCCAAGTCCATGCTCGCAGAAGATATCAAACCGAACAGATTAGAAAAAGCAAAATACGAAATCAACAATCTCATCGATCGATTGGCAGGGGATAAGATCGGCGTGATCGTTTTTTCCGGCGAAGCGTATACTCAATTTCCTTTGACTGTCGATTATGCCGCCGCTGGTCTTTTGCTCGAAGTTGTCGATGTGGAATCCGTCCCCAATCCGGGAACAGCAATCGGTTCCGCCATCATTCAGGCAATGAAATCATTCAATTTTGAAGAACCTTCCACCAAAGTACTCGTTATTATGACCGATGGTGAGAATAATTCCGGCGATGCTATTGAACAGGCAAAAGCAGCGGCAGAAAAGGGAGTTCGTATCTATACTATAGGCCTTGGTTCTTCATCTGGTGCTCCTATTCCAATCTATAATGGATCAGGCCAACAGGTTGATTTCAAACGTGACCGATCCGGAAATATTGTTCTGACAAAGCTGGATGAAGTTTCGTTACAGGATATTGCATCTATTGGTAAAGGAAATTATTACCGCGCGACGAATTCACAGGATGAATTGGATGCTATTTACAAAGATATTAATACATTGGAAAAACGGGAATTCGGCGCTAAACAATTCACTGAATTCGATGACAAGTTTCAGTATTTTCTTTTTATGGCATTAATGCTGATGGTGGTTGAAGTGATTCTGTCAGATAAAAAGACCGAATGGCTTGCACAATACAATCCTTTCAGAGGACTGCTTCGCACGGAGAAGGTAAAATGA